In Thamnophis elegans isolate rThaEle1 chromosome 4, rThaEle1.pri, whole genome shotgun sequence, the following proteins share a genomic window:
- the ZNHIT3 gene encoding zinc finger HIT domain-containing protein 3, translated as MPGMAGEGRCVVCGREGRQVAKYRCPGCRQRYCSLPCYKKHKEECVPRGDPAKRPADSDPSCPIQREKSRRAEGGPWSVDDILTEDDEDDRVPLQKLQLLKESEELRGILSNPHLRTLLLTIDQSIDKSGLMRKYMQEPVFVEFADCCLRTVEPGVKEKEIPE; from the exons ATGCCGGGGATGGCTGGCGAGGGGCGATGCGTGGTCTGCGGGCGAGAGGGGCGCCAGGTCGCAAAGTACCGATGTCCGGGCTGCCGGCAGAGATA TTGTTCCTTGCCTTGTTACAAGAAGCACAAAG AAGAGTGCGTGCCCAGAGGGGATCCAGCCAAGCGGCCTGCAGATTCAGATCCTTCCTGCCCCATTCAGAGAGAGAAATCGCGGAGAGCTGAAG GCGGTCCTTGGTCTGTGGATGACATTTTGACAGAAGATGATGAAGACGATAGGGTGCCTCTCCAGAAACTTCAGCTATTGA AGGAATCTGAAGAGCTCCGAGGCATCCTTTCGAATCCTCACCTCCGCACACTGCTGCTTACCATTGACCAATCCATAGACAAGAGCGGCCTCATGAGGAAATACATGCAGGAACCCGTCTTTGTGGAGTTTGCAGATTGTTGCCTGAGGACTGTCGAGCCGGGGGTGAAGGAGAAGGAAATCCCAGAGTGA